One window from the genome of Streptomyces cadmiisoli encodes:
- a CDS encoding penicillin acylase family protein, producing MRIRRLRRLAVAAVALLTAATASPLSAAERSERPDRHERPSHGGLSADIRYTEYGIPHILAEDHASLGFGTGWAQAADQVCTLADGFVTVRGERSRFFGPNAAPDGSLSSAATNLSSDLYFRGVRAAGSVEEVLRTPAPRGPSREAKDMMRGFAAGYNAWLAQNRITDPACRGAGWVRPVTTLDVAAGGLALSVLGGQGRAVDGITAAAPPAGSRPAPGPGAEATARAARELFATDGAAMGSNAVAFGAGTTAGKRGLLLGNPHYPWQGGRRFWQSQQTIPGKLNVAGASLLGSWTMSIGHNAHVAWSHTVATGVPVNLHQLALAPDDPTVYLVDGRRERMTKRSVTVPVKDGPAVTRSQWWTRFGPVVSSLGASLPLPWTATTAYALNDPNAVNLRASDTGLGFSRARGTGDVLTALRRTQGLPWVNTVAADSRGRTLFSQSQVLPRITDELAERCSTPLGRATYPASGLAVLDGSRGDCALGRDQDAVQPGTFGPARMPTLTDAPYVENSNDSAWLAAADRPLTGYERIFGDVGTPRSLRTRGAIEDVSAMARRGGLTVRDLQRQQFANRVPAGDLAAADAARACAALPGGTAAGSDGGAVDVREACRVLAAWDHTVDTGSRGALLFDRFWRRLSAEVPAGRLWKVPFSPADPVRTPHTLNTADPGFAAALADAVNELRAAGIPLGARLGNHQFVVRDGRRIPVGGGAHVLGVWNMLQPRWDPGRGGYTEVTHGSSFIQAVGWDGSRCPVARVLLTYSQSSDPDSAHFADQTRLFSEERWVTSRFCERDIRSSPELRVVRVRERR from the coding sequence ATGCGAATCCGCCGTCTGCGACGGCTCGCCGTGGCGGCCGTCGCCCTGCTGACCGCGGCGACCGCGTCGCCGCTGTCCGCGGCCGAGCGGTCCGAGCGACCGGACCGGCACGAACGCCCGTCCCACGGCGGCCTGTCCGCCGACATCCGGTACACCGAGTACGGGATCCCGCACATCCTCGCCGAGGACCACGCGAGCCTCGGCTTCGGCACCGGCTGGGCGCAGGCCGCCGACCAGGTGTGCACCCTGGCCGACGGATTCGTGACCGTGCGGGGCGAGCGTTCCCGCTTCTTCGGACCAAACGCGGCGCCCGACGGCTCGCTCTCCTCGGCCGCCACGAACCTGTCCAGCGATCTCTACTTCCGCGGGGTGCGCGCGGCGGGGTCGGTGGAGGAGGTGCTGCGCACGCCCGCGCCACGGGGTCCGAGCCGCGAGGCGAAGGACATGATGCGCGGCTTCGCGGCCGGCTACAACGCCTGGCTGGCCCAGAACCGGATCACCGACCCGGCGTGCCGGGGGGCCGGCTGGGTACGGCCGGTGACGACCCTGGACGTGGCGGCGGGCGGCCTGGCCCTGTCCGTGCTCGGCGGGCAGGGCCGGGCCGTCGACGGCATCACGGCCGCCGCCCCGCCGGCCGGGTCCCGGCCGGCCCCGGGACCCGGCGCCGAGGCGACCGCACGGGCCGCCCGGGAACTGTTCGCCACCGACGGCGCCGCCATGGGCTCCAACGCGGTCGCCTTCGGCGCCGGCACGACGGCCGGCAAGCGCGGTCTGCTGCTGGGCAATCCGCACTACCCCTGGCAGGGCGGGCGGCGCTTCTGGCAGTCCCAGCAGACCATCCCCGGCAAGCTGAACGTCGCGGGCGCCTCGCTGCTCGGCTCGTGGACGATGTCCATCGGCCACAACGCGCACGTGGCCTGGAGCCACACCGTCGCCACGGGCGTCCCGGTCAACCTCCACCAGCTCGCGCTCGCCCCGGACGACCCGACGGTGTACCTGGTGGACGGCCGGCGCGAACGGATGACGAAACGGTCCGTCACCGTGCCGGTGAAGGACGGGCCCGCGGTGACACGGTCCCAGTGGTGGACCCGGTTCGGGCCGGTCGTCAGCTCGCTGGGCGCCTCGCTGCCGCTGCCGTGGACGGCGACGACGGCGTACGCGCTGAACGACCCCAACGCCGTCAACCTGCGCGCCTCCGACACCGGGCTCGGCTTCAGCCGCGCCCGCGGCACCGGCGACGTGCTGACCGCCCTGCGGCGCACCCAGGGGCTGCCCTGGGTGAACACCGTCGCCGCCGACTCCCGCGGCCGCACCCTGTTCAGCCAGTCGCAGGTGCTGCCCCGCATCACCGACGAGCTGGCCGAGCGCTGCTCGACACCGCTCGGCAGGGCCACCTACCCGGCCTCCGGCCTCGCGGTCCTGGACGGCTCACGCGGCGACTGCGCCCTCGGCCGCGACCAGGACGCCGTGCAGCCGGGGACCTTCGGACCGGCGCGGATGCCGACGCTGACCGACGCGCCCTACGTCGAGAACTCCAACGACAGCGCCTGGCTGGCCGCCGCCGACCGGCCGCTCACCGGGTACGAGCGGATCTTCGGCGATGTCGGCACACCGCGGTCGCTGCGCACCCGCGGTGCGATCGAGGACGTCTCGGCGATGGCGCGCCGCGGTGGTCTGACCGTTCGGGACCTCCAGCGGCAGCAGTTCGCCAACCGCGTGCCCGCCGGGGACCTGGCCGCCGCCGACGCGGCGCGGGCCTGCGCCGCGCTGCCCGGTGGCACGGCGGCCGGCAGCGACGGCGGCGCGGTCGACGTGCGGGAGGCCTGCCGGGTGCTCGCCGCGTGGGACCACACCGTGGACACCGGCAGCCGTGGTGCGCTGCTGTTCGACCGGTTCTGGCGGCGGCTGTCGGCGGAGGTGCCGGCCGGACGGCTGTGGAAGGTGCCGTTCTCGCCCGCGGACCCGGTCCGTACGCCGCACACCCTCAACACGGCGGACCCGGGCTTCGCCGCCGCTCTGGCGGACGCCGTGAACGAACTCCGGGCGGCCGGGATCCCGCTCGGCGCGCGGCTCGGGAACCACCAGTTCGTGGTCCGCGACGGCCGGCGCATCCCGGTCGGCGGCGGTGCCCACGTGCTGGGCGTCTGGAACATGCTCCAGCCCCGGTGGGACCCCGGGCGGGGCGGTTACACCGAGGTGACGCACGGCTCCAGTTTCATCCAGGCCGTCGGCTGGGACGGCAGCCGCTGCCCGGTGGCGCGCGTGCTGCTGACGTACTCCCAGTCCTCCGACCCGGACTCGGCGCACTTCGCGGACCAGACGCGGCTGTTCTCCGAGGAGCGGTGGGTGACCTCCCGTTTCTGCGAGAGGGACATCCGGTCCTCGCCCGAACTCAGGGTGGTGCGGGTGCGCGAGCGCCGTTGA
- a CDS encoding SNF2-related protein, with amino-acid sequence MRARRAHRPIAHPPLAVCHQTVEEAARLDTEIRYVRNGDQAFGPGVWITNYEMVERFDRAGLDAVVLDEASILKNHIGKTRTKLINHFAKVPYRLACTATPAPNAPQELTSQAEFLGAMRRTEMLATYFINDGKEWRLQHHGRPAMFYWMATWAAALRSPVDIGCPAGRYNLPPLSIRTHLVETRGLYALAGVAGRAETRAATVDDRVAHALTLVHAEPGEPWLLWAGRNDEADRLADGIPGAVNVHGSLSPEEKADHLLAFARGEIQHLVTKASIAGFGMNWQRCAHGVRRSQRLVGAVLPGHPPLLAVRPDPPCHRAHRAVRHRAGHCRQRQPQGPRGVSDGCRDGRCHGSWPGRGMFRPMWRFVHGSCCGPVRGGGGRTSPSSPVWRR; translated from the coding sequence ATGCGCGCACGGCGGGCGCACCGGCCGATCGCTCACCCGCCGCTGGCGGTGTGCCACCAGACGGTCGAAGAGGCCGCGCGGCTCGACACCGAGATCCGTTACGTGCGCAACGGAGACCAGGCGTTCGGCCCGGGGGTGTGGATCACGAACTATGAGATGGTCGAACGCTTCGACCGGGCTGGCCTCGATGCCGTGGTGCTGGACGAAGCGTCGATCCTGAAGAATCACATCGGCAAGACCCGCACGAAACTGATCAACCACTTCGCGAAGGTGCCGTACCGGCTCGCGTGCACCGCGACGCCCGCACCGAACGCCCCGCAGGAGCTGACCAGCCAGGCTGAGTTCCTTGGCGCGATGCGACGTACCGAGATGCTGGCGACGTACTTCATCAACGACGGCAAGGAATGGCGGCTCCAGCACCACGGCCGTCCGGCGATGTTCTATTGGATGGCGACGTGGGCGGCTGCGCTCCGGTCCCCGGTGGATATTGGCTGCCCGGCCGGCCGCTACAACCTTCCGCCGCTGTCGATCCGCACGCACCTCGTGGAGACGCGTGGTCTGTACGCTCTGGCCGGCGTGGCCGGGCGGGCGGAGACGCGCGCCGCGACAGTCGACGACCGCGTGGCGCACGCCCTGACGCTGGTTCATGCCGAACCTGGCGAACCCTGGCTTCTGTGGGCCGGACGGAACGACGAAGCCGACCGCCTGGCCGACGGCATCCCCGGGGCGGTCAACGTGCACGGCTCCCTGTCGCCCGAGGAGAAGGCGGATCACCTGCTCGCCTTCGCCCGCGGGGAGATTCAGCACCTGGTCACGAAGGCGTCCATCGCAGGCTTCGGCATGAACTGGCAGCGCTGCGCGCACGGTGTTCGTCGGTCTCAGCGCCTCGTGGGAGCAGTACTACCAGGCCATCCGCCGCTGCTGGCGGTACGGCCAGACCCGCCCTGTCACCGCGCGCATCGTGCTGTCCGACATCGAGCCGGGCATTGCCGACAACGTCAGCCGCAAGGACCGCGAGGCGTCAGTGATGGTTGCCGAGATGGTCGCTGCCACGGGAGTTGGCCGGGTCGCGGGATGTTCCGGCCGATGTGGCGCTTCGTGCACGGATCGTGTTGTGGTCCGGTGAGGGGCGGCGGCGGAAGGACATCGCCGAGCTCGCCGGTGTGGCGCCGCTGA
- a CDS encoding recombinase family protein, with translation MTRRTASQLRAVAYLRVSTEEQKKGFGIRYTGKKVCRHIAKKDWRLVETFADEGFSGSLEWHERPDLKRLMELARTTPRPFDVVVVLEERAIGRAGRAFWPWVWELEDLGVFTAIVRGDYDNTTDEGRKRMRDEAARAEDERIAIRDRTQGGIQEAAEQRADEAGYVGGQCPYGWRIENQGRKGECTYVLDDGPDGEWHTLDMARRLVIEHKGDIERAAGSLNAQGKLTRWGKLWTRQNLQARLLSAAVLESRVVFRATESAANRVQTDADGNPVYGETVVIRIPSAFSEVEVAELKGAVKVRNYGPKRGDRTCPLSERILSTCGEYYTGCAPGERARKYRCAGKRPKYAGAPVCTCRQIPADEIEFYAWGRLVRLLRDPEELKLRAELWVGLNDQAKVNFVQRLKELEGEIAQKDRAIGVIMAAAAQESDNPEEAIRAATASLKEQRTALAEERARVAAWQAESAAVEDQAQQLQQLAKLAAKRLTNVTLDDQALVLGMMNARLVLLEPVGNFARSCPVTTWFREAGRPIPVLTDDTWAVVEPVIRARHRPDKRLPQRQALEGLLHKARHEGSWHTLTDYGNPGAMRSAWDRWRTSGAWSEAIGLLGTAGAQPVPSRLPRMRLKFEVIPGLILNAGSDSITRDPRAR, from the coding sequence GTGACGCGCCGTACAGCCAGTCAGCTCCGTGCAGTTGCCTACCTGCGGGTTTCAACGGAGGAGCAGAAGAAGGGCTTCGGGATCCGCTACACCGGCAAGAAGGTGTGTCGCCACATCGCCAAGAAGGATTGGCGCCTGGTCGAGACCTTCGCCGATGAAGGTTTCAGCGGCAGCCTCGAATGGCATGAACGCCCGGACCTGAAGCGACTGATGGAACTGGCCCGTACGACGCCTCGCCCCTTCGACGTTGTTGTGGTGCTCGAAGAACGCGCCATCGGGCGAGCCGGTCGTGCGTTCTGGCCATGGGTGTGGGAACTGGAAGACCTCGGGGTTTTCACGGCCATCGTCCGCGGTGACTACGACAACACCACGGACGAAGGCCGCAAACGCATGCGTGATGAAGCGGCCCGCGCGGAAGACGAACGCATTGCGATCCGCGACCGGACCCAGGGCGGAATTCAAGAGGCGGCCGAACAGCGAGCGGACGAAGCCGGCTACGTCGGCGGTCAATGCCCGTATGGCTGGCGCATCGAAAACCAGGGCAGGAAGGGCGAGTGCACATACGTCCTTGACGACGGCCCTGACGGTGAATGGCACACCCTGGATATGGCGCGCCGACTGGTCATCGAGCATAAGGGAGACATCGAGCGCGCGGCGGGCTCACTGAACGCGCAAGGAAAGCTGACCCGTTGGGGAAAGCTGTGGACGCGGCAGAATCTACAAGCCCGATTGCTGTCAGCTGCCGTGCTCGAATCCAGGGTGGTTTTCCGGGCCACCGAGAGTGCGGCGAACCGCGTCCAGACTGATGCCGATGGCAACCCCGTGTACGGCGAAACTGTCGTGATTCGCATTCCATCGGCATTCAGCGAAGTGGAAGTCGCTGAGTTGAAGGGTGCGGTCAAGGTCAGGAATTACGGGCCGAAGCGGGGTGATCGGACGTGCCCACTGTCCGAACGCATCCTGTCGACGTGCGGGGAGTATTACACAGGCTGCGCCCCTGGGGAGCGTGCCCGCAAATACCGCTGTGCTGGGAAGCGGCCCAAGTATGCCGGCGCGCCGGTGTGTACATGCCGTCAGATCCCCGCAGACGAAATCGAATTCTACGCGTGGGGAAGGCTGGTCAGGCTGCTGCGAGACCCGGAGGAATTGAAGCTACGGGCGGAACTATGGGTTGGTCTGAACGACCAGGCCAAAGTGAATTTCGTCCAGCGGCTCAAGGAACTTGAGGGTGAGATCGCGCAGAAGGACCGGGCGATCGGGGTCATCATGGCTGCCGCGGCGCAGGAGAGCGACAACCCGGAAGAGGCCATCCGCGCTGCGACAGCATCGCTGAAGGAACAGCGCACCGCGCTCGCCGAAGAGCGGGCGCGAGTGGCTGCCTGGCAGGCGGAGAGCGCTGCGGTCGAAGACCAGGCGCAGCAACTTCAGCAGCTGGCAAAGCTTGCGGCGAAGCGGCTGACGAACGTCACGCTGGATGATCAGGCGCTCGTGCTCGGGATGATGAACGCCCGGCTCGTACTGCTCGAACCAGTCGGCAACTTCGCGCGGTCCTGCCCAGTGACGACCTGGTTCCGTGAAGCCGGCCGACCGATCCCCGTTCTGACAGACGACACCTGGGCAGTGGTCGAGCCCGTCATTCGTGCGAGGCACCGGCCGGACAAGCGGCTGCCCCAACGCCAAGCCCTCGAAGGGCTGTTGCACAAGGCCCGCCATGAGGGGTCGTGGCACACGCTCACCGACTACGGCAATCCGGGAGCCATGCGGTCCGCATGGGACCGGTGGCGAACCTCTGGCGCCTGGTCGGAAGCCATCGGACTACTCGGCACGGCCGGCGCACAGCCGGTGCCGTCGCGACTGCCCCGGATGCGGCTGAAGTTCGAGGTCATCCCGGGCTTGATACTCAACGCAGGAAGTGACTCGATCACCCGCGACCCAAGGGCGCGATGA
- the paaK gene encoding phenylacetate--CoA ligase PaaK, translating into MSDRTDLLDAGERLDAAGLRALQEERLRAQLRHAYDNVPFYRERFDKAGVRPDDCRGLADLARFPFTTKDDLREHYPDGMFAVPRDRIRRIHASSGTTGRPTIVGYTDGDLSMWADMVARSLRAAGARPGDTVHVAYGYGLFTGGLGAHYGAERLGCTVVPASGGMTSRQVQLIQDLRPGVIMVTPSYMLTLLDEFERQGADPRGTSLRVGVFGAEPWTEGMRQEIEERCGIDAVDIYGLSEVIGPGVAQECVETKDGLHVHEDHFYPEIVDPVTGEVLPDGERGELVFTSLTKEAMPVIRYRTRDLTRLLPGTARTFRRMEKVTGRSDDMVILRGVNLFPTQIEEIVLRTPGVAPHFQLRLTREGRLDALTVRAEARPDASAEVRAAAARSMATAVKDGTGLSAAVEILDPESLERSVGKIRRIVDERPRQCSTRPAGLSAPS; encoded by the coding sequence ATGTCGGACAGGACGGACCTGCTGGACGCGGGAGAACGACTCGACGCGGCCGGACTGCGGGCGCTCCAGGAGGAGCGTCTCCGCGCCCAACTGCGGCACGCCTACGACAACGTGCCCTTCTACCGCGAGCGCTTCGACAAGGCCGGCGTCCGGCCCGACGACTGCCGCGGTCTCGCCGATCTGGCCCGCTTCCCCTTCACCACCAAGGACGATCTGCGCGAGCACTACCCGGACGGGATGTTCGCCGTGCCCCGGGACCGGATCCGCCGCATCCACGCGTCGAGCGGCACCACCGGCCGCCCCACGATCGTCGGGTACACGGACGGCGATCTGTCGATGTGGGCCGACATGGTGGCCCGTTCGCTTCGGGCCGCGGGCGCCCGGCCCGGCGACACGGTGCATGTGGCCTACGGCTACGGCCTGTTCACCGGCGGCCTGGGCGCCCACTACGGCGCCGAGCGGCTCGGTTGCACCGTCGTCCCCGCCTCCGGCGGCATGACCTCCCGTCAGGTCCAGCTGATCCAGGACCTGCGGCCCGGCGTCATCATGGTGACCCCGTCGTACATGCTGACGCTGCTCGACGAGTTCGAGCGGCAGGGCGCCGATCCGCGCGGCACGTCCCTGCGGGTGGGGGTCTTCGGGGCCGAGCCGTGGACGGAGGGGATGCGGCAGGAGATCGAGGAGCGGTGCGGGATAGACGCGGTCGACATCTACGGGCTCTCGGAGGTGATCGGGCCCGGCGTCGCCCAGGAGTGCGTGGAGACCAAGGACGGACTGCATGTGCACGAGGACCACTTCTACCCCGAGATCGTGGACCCGGTCACGGGCGAGGTGCTGCCGGACGGCGAGCGCGGCGAACTGGTCTTCACATCGCTCACCAAGGAGGCCATGCCCGTGATCCGGTACCGGACGCGGGACCTGACGCGGCTGCTCCCCGGCACCGCCCGCACCTTCCGCCGGATGGAGAAGGTCACCGGCCGCAGCGACGACATGGTGATCCTGCGCGGCGTGAACCTCTTCCCCACCCAGATCGAGGAGATCGTGCTGCGCACCCCCGGCGTGGCACCGCACTTCCAGCTGCGTCTGACCCGCGAGGGCAGGCTGGACGCCCTCACGGTGCGGGCCGAGGCGCGCCCCGACGCCTCGGCCGAGGTACGCGCCGCGGCGGCGCGCTCGATGGCGACGGCCGTGAAGGACGGCACAGGTCTCTCCGCGGCCGTCGAGATCCTCGACCCGGAGTCGCTGGAGCGGTCGGTGGGCAAAATCCGCAGGATCGTCGACGAGCGCCCGCGCCAGTGCAGCACTAGGCCAGCCGGTCTCTCAGCTCCCTCTTGA
- a CDS encoding alpha/beta fold hydrolase: MPTFTASDGTRLAYHLRGAGDPVVVLPGGPMRAADYLGDLGGLGAHHRLVLLDLRGTGDSAVPADPATYRCDRLVDDVEALRVHLGLERMDLLGHSAGGSLAMLYAARHPRRVARLALITATPWALGMPATTEDRLAAARLRSGEPWFDEAFALFRRWLAGEGDFDPRIMPFFYGRWDGPAAAHSARDEEQSNDEAAERYGSEGAYDPPATRAALAALKAPVLVLAGGLDGGPRPALARRAAAVFGRAEVVVQPGAGHYPWLDDPEWFARRTAAFFAGA, translated from the coding sequence ATGCCGACGTTCACCGCCTCCGACGGGACCCGACTCGCCTACCACCTGAGAGGCGCCGGCGACCCCGTCGTCGTCCTGCCGGGCGGCCCCATGCGGGCCGCCGACTACCTCGGGGACCTCGGCGGGCTCGGCGCGCATCACCGGCTGGTCCTGCTCGACCTGCGCGGCACCGGTGACTCCGCGGTGCCGGCCGATCCGGCGACGTACCGCTGCGACCGGCTGGTGGACGACGTCGAGGCGCTGCGCGTCCATCTCGGCCTGGAGCGCATGGACCTGCTCGGGCACTCGGCGGGCGGCAGCCTGGCGATGCTGTACGCGGCGCGGCATCCGCGGCGGGTGGCCCGGCTGGCGCTGATCACCGCCACACCATGGGCGCTGGGCATGCCGGCGACGACCGAGGACCGCCTGGCCGCGGCGCGGCTGCGCAGCGGCGAGCCCTGGTTCGACGAGGCGTTCGCGCTCTTTCGCCGCTGGCTCGCGGGCGAGGGCGACTTCGATCCGAGGATCATGCCGTTCTTCTACGGACGCTGGGACGGCCCGGCCGCCGCGCACTCCGCGCGGGACGAGGAGCAGAGCAACGACGAGGCCGCCGAACGGTACGGCTCCGAAGGCGCGTACGACCCGCCCGCGACCCGCGCCGCGCTGGCTGCGCTGAAGGCCCCGGTCCTGGTCCTGGCCGGTGGGCTCGACGGTGGTCCGCGGCCCGCGCTCGCCCGGCGGGCCGCCGCCGTCTTCGGGCGCGCGGAGGTCGTGGTGCAGCCCGGTGCCGGACACTACCCGTGGCTGGACGACCCCGAGTGGTTCGCCCGTCGTACGGCGGCCTTCTTCGCCGGCGCCTGA
- a CDS encoding acyl-CoA synthetase: protein MEYNLADLFESIVDVVPDREALVYVDHPGTGAERRLTYAELDTAANRIGHHLLDSGIRPGEHLGLHLYNGVEYLQTVLGCLKARIVPVNVNYRYVEEELVYLYRDADLAALVFDAEFTDRVAAALPRVEKLRHLVRVRTAQPGAADVPATAFTDAEAAGSPERGFPARSGDDQFIIYTGGTTGMPKGVMWRQEDLFFSGLGGGAPTGEPVKKPEELAERVAAGGFGITFFPTPPLMHGTSTLTAFIGFNFGQRVVVHRRFVPEEVLRTVEREKVSSISLVGDAMLRPLIDALAGPMKGTDCSSVFSVSSSGAIMSETVRRQFLALVPHVMLLNNFGSSESGFNGTATEDSGPERGFRIRVNSRTQVVDPATREPVAAGEVGRIAQCGHVPLGYYNDPAKTAETFFAKDGERWVLLGDMATVDEEGVVTVLGRGSQCINTGGEKVYPEEVEQALKSHPDVYDALVAGVPDARWGNHVAAVVQLRTGAPAPSLEDIQTHCRGRLAGYKIPRQLVLTESIRRSPSGKADYRWAREVAAEADR, encoded by the coding sequence GTGGAGTACAACCTTGCCGACCTGTTCGAGTCGATCGTGGACGTGGTGCCGGACCGTGAGGCGCTGGTGTACGTCGACCACCCCGGCACCGGCGCGGAACGCCGCCTGACCTACGCGGAGCTGGACACGGCCGCCAACCGCATCGGCCACCACCTGCTCGACAGCGGGATCCGCCCCGGCGAGCACCTCGGGCTCCACCTGTACAACGGTGTCGAGTACCTGCAGACGGTGCTCGGCTGTCTGAAGGCGCGGATCGTCCCGGTCAACGTCAACTACCGCTACGTGGAGGAGGAACTGGTCTACCTCTACCGCGACGCCGACCTGGCGGCCCTGGTCTTCGACGCCGAGTTCACCGACCGGGTGGCCGCTGCGCTGCCGCGGGTGGAGAAGCTCAGGCACCTGGTGCGAGTGCGGACGGCGCAACCCGGAGCGGCGGACGTGCCGGCCACGGCCTTCACGGACGCCGAGGCGGCCGGCTCCCCGGAACGGGGCTTCCCGGCCCGTTCCGGGGACGACCAGTTCATCATCTACACCGGCGGCACGACGGGGATGCCCAAGGGCGTGATGTGGCGCCAGGAGGACCTGTTCTTCTCCGGGCTCGGCGGCGGGGCGCCGACGGGCGAGCCGGTCAAGAAGCCGGAGGAACTGGCCGAGCGGGTGGCCGCGGGCGGCTTCGGCATCACCTTCTTCCCCACTCCCCCGCTGATGCACGGCACATCCACCCTGACCGCGTTCATCGGCTTCAACTTCGGGCAACGCGTCGTGGTGCACCGCAGGTTCGTGCCCGAGGAGGTGCTGCGGACCGTCGAGCGCGAGAAGGTCTCCAGCATCTCCCTGGTCGGCGACGCGATGCTGCGCCCGCTGATCGACGCGCTCGCGGGCCCGATGAAGGGCACCGACTGCTCCTCGGTGTTCAGCGTGTCCTCGTCCGGCGCGATCATGTCGGAGACCGTGCGGCGGCAGTTCCTCGCTCTGGTCCCGCATGTGATGCTGCTGAACAACTTCGGTTCCTCGGAGTCCGGCTTCAACGGCACGGCGACCGAGGACTCCGGACCCGAGCGGGGCTTCCGGATCCGCGTCAACTCCCGTACGCAGGTGGTCGATCCGGCCACGCGCGAGCCGGTGGCCGCCGGTGAGGTCGGACGGATCGCCCAGTGCGGCCACGTACCCCTCGGCTACTACAACGACCCGGCGAAGACCGCCGAGACCTTCTTCGCGAAGGACGGCGAACGCTGGGTGCTGCTCGGCGACATGGCCACGGTCGACGAGGAGGGCGTCGTGACGGTCCTCGGCCGCGGCTCGCAGTGCATCAACACCGGGGGCGAGAAGGTGTACCCCGAGGAGGTCGAGCAGGCGCTGAAGTCCCATCCGGACGTGTACGACGCGCTGGTGGCCGGGGTGCCGGACGCACGGTGGGGCAACCACGTCGCGGCCGTCGTCCAGCTCCGCACGGGAGCGCCGGCGCCCTCTCTGGAGGACATCCAGACCCACTGCCGGGGCCGGCTGGCCGGATACAAGATCCCGCGCCAACTGGTGCTCACCGAGTCGATCCGCCGTTCACCGAGCGGCAAGGCGGACTACCGGTGGGCACGCGAAGTGGCCGCCGAGGCCGACCGGTAG
- a CDS encoding crotonase/enoyl-CoA hydratase family protein, with protein MGGTEHLTVQREGATLVLTLNRPDAKNALSLPMLVGLHDGWIEADEDEAIRSIVLTGAGGAFCAGMDLKALAGNGMAGQQYRERLTADPDLHWKAMLRHHRPRKPVIAAVEGHCVAGGTEILQGTDIRLAGESATFGLYEVRRGLFPIGGSTVRLQRQIPRTHALEMLLTGRPYSAREAADIGLIGHVVPDGTALGRALEIAERINACGPLAVEAVKASVYETAEMTETDGLAAELARGWPVFDTADAKEGARAFAEKRPPVYRRA; from the coding sequence ATGGGTGGCACCGAACACCTCACCGTGCAGCGCGAAGGCGCCACACTGGTGCTCACGCTCAACCGGCCCGACGCCAAGAACGCACTCTCCCTGCCCATGCTGGTCGGGCTCCACGACGGCTGGATCGAGGCCGACGAGGACGAAGCGATCCGCTCCATCGTGCTGACCGGGGCGGGCGGCGCGTTCTGCGCCGGCATGGATCTCAAGGCCCTGGCCGGCAACGGCATGGCCGGGCAGCAGTACCGGGAGCGGCTCACCGCCGACCCGGACCTGCACTGGAAGGCGATGCTGCGGCACCACCGCCCCCGCAAACCGGTGATCGCCGCCGTCGAGGGCCACTGCGTCGCGGGCGGCACCGAGATCCTCCAGGGCACCGACATCCGCCTCGCCGGCGAGTCGGCGACCTTCGGCCTGTACGAGGTCCGGCGCGGACTGTTCCCGATCGGCGGCTCCACGGTCCGGCTGCAACGCCAGATACCGCGCACCCACGCCCTGGAGATGCTGCTCACCGGACGCCCGTACAGCGCCCGGGAGGCGGCGGACATCGGGCTGATCGGCCATGTCGTCCCCGACGGCACCGCGCTCGGCAGGGCCCTGGAGATCGCCGAGCGGATCAACGCCTGCGGGCCGCTGGCCGTCGAGGCCGTCAAGGCCTCGGTGTACGAGACCGCCGAGATGACCGAGACGGACGGCCTCGCCGCGGAACTCGCCCGCGGCTGGCCGGTCTTCGACACGGCGGACGCCAAGGAGGGCGCCCGCGCCTTCGCCGAGAAACGCCCACCCGTCTACCGCCGCGCCTGA